In the Thermomicrobiales bacterium genome, AAGATGCGGCGAAAGCTGTCGAAGACAGGCTCGCCAAGGGTGAGGACTTCGCCGCAGTCGCGAAAGAAGTCAGCACCGACACGCAAACTGCCGGCAACGGTGGCGATCTGGGGTGGTTCCCGCGGGGCGTGATGGTCGCGCCATTCGAGGCCGCTGCCTTCGCGCTAAAGCCCGACGAGGTATCCGCGCCGGTGCAATCAACGTTCGGCTGGCACGTCATCAAGGTGTTCGAGGTCGAGCAGGATCGACCGCTGACGCTGGATATGGTGCAGTCGCTGAAAGTGCGGGCGTACAACGACTGGGTCCAGAAGCAACGTGATGCTAGCGAGATCACGTCGGCTGTGCCGTTGACGACGCTTCAGCGCCAGCAGAACCAGTCCAGCAATTCGACATTCCAGGCGCCGGCGGACGCGCCACAGCCACCGCCGCCAACCTTGGCGCCGGCCTCACCGGCGCCGTAATGACCCCCCTCCGGCGCGGGCATTGGCTGCCCGTGCCGGAGGACAGCGGCGCTGGCCACCTTGGCGCGAGTGGATCGACCCTGCCGGCATCGCGAAAGTTGCGGGGGGTGGTTGAAACGCGATGAGTGACCCGGAACTCCAGGACTGGGCGCGCAGTGAGCAAGGCCCGGGTCAGTCTGTGCCGAGCATCTGGCCGGCCGCGCACGGCGCCGGTCGCGGCGTCGGCATTGCCCTTCTGGTCATCGAGCTGCTGGCCGTAGCCGTTGGCTTCTGGCGCACACAGTCCGCATCGGGGCTGGTTCTCTGGCTCCTCTGGCTGCTGATTCTGGGGATGATTGTCCTTGGCGCGATCACTGCCAAGCTCGTGCGTGGCGTCGGGACGATGTCCTACGTCATCGACGACCATCGGTTGACGGTCTTCTGGACCGGCCACAAGCACGTAATCGCGCTTGCCGAGATCATCGAGGTCGAATACGACCCGTACCTGCCGGTCCCATCGTCAGGCTGGGAGCCGCTGTGGCCCGGCCTCGTTGTCTGGACACGCAGGCGGGGTGACGGCATCTGGCGTGCCTGGGCAACGCTCCCTCCGCGCGGTCGGGTTCGTATTCGGACAATGACCGGTGGCGTCGAGATCTCTCCAAGCCGCCCGATCCGCTTTCTCGTCGATATCGACCGACGTCGCGCCGGTGGCCCTGCGCCTGCTGTCGAGATGCGCTCCCAGTCAAAAGCAGGACACTGGAGCGAGCCAGCCGAGCCGTGGCGCGAGCCAGACTCCCCGACGGCGCATGACCGGCCGGCCGGTGCCGAGCCCGCGATCGAGACGGACCGTGCGACGCGAACGGAGCTCGGCCTGCTTCGATATGCCTACCGGCAACTCTTCCACAAAGAAATCCTTGGCGACCGGCTGTCGTCGAACCTGATCGCAGTCGGAGTAATCATCCCTCTGCTCATGGTTGTCTATCTGTTCAGCCAGCTCGCGGGAGTGGCGGATCCGGTCGCGCTGCATTGGGACGCGCTCGGCGAAGTCGATCGCCTCGGCCCTCCGTCGGCGCTCTGGCAGCTGCCGATGCTGGCCGCATTCGTACTGGTTGGCAATACTGTGCTGGCGACGGCGCTGGTCACTGTCGATCGCTTCCTGTCCCGGTTGATGCTCGCGGCGATACCGATCGTGCAGCTCGTTGCGACGGTCGCGCTGGTGCGCGCTGTCGGCTGATCAGTTCGCGTCGCGTCGCAGTGCGCGGTCGTTGCTATACTGGCCTCGCAAGGCATGGTCTCGGTCGCTCGCAGTGACGGTTGGGGTGACATGGCTAATCTCATCACCGTCGGGCGCGTTGTGCTGCTCTTCGGCGCGATTGCGACACTCTACAGCAGTAGCTATATCGCGATCTTTCTTGCCGGACTTGTCATCGCCCTCGTGTTCGCTGGAGATGGGTTCGATGGCTGGGTAGCGCGTAAACGCGGTTCGACATCACAGCTCGGCGCTGTGCTCGATATCGCGGGTGACCGGGTGGTCGAGAATGCCCTCTGGGTTGTCTTCGCTCACCTTGGGCTGGTCGGGGTCTGGGCCCCGTTGGTTATCCTGACGCGCTCGTTCACCGTAGATGTCATGCGCTCGGTCGCGCTGGCCGAGGGCAAGACGCCGTTCGGAGACCAGACGATGATGCGCTCGCGCCTGACCTGGTTTCTGACCGCGTCACGCTTCAGCC is a window encoding:
- a CDS encoding DUF1648 domain-containing protein translates to MSDPELQDWARSEQGPGQSVPSIWPAAHGAGRGVGIALLVIELLAVAVGFWRTQSASGLVLWLLWLLILGMIVLGAITAKLVRGVGTMSYVIDDHRLTVFWTGHKHVIALAEIIEVEYDPYLPVPSSGWEPLWPGLVVWTRRRGDGIWRAWATLPPRGRVRIRTMTGGVEISPSRPIRFLVDIDRRRAGGPAPAVEMRSQSKAGHWSEPAEPWREPDSPTAHDRPAGAEPAIETDRATRTELGLLRYAYRQLFHKEILGDRLSSNLIAVGVIIPLLMVVYLFSQLAGVADPVALHWDALGEVDRLGPPSALWQLPMLAAFVLVGNTVLATALVTVDRFLSRLMLAAIPIVQLVATVALVRAVG
- a CDS encoding CDP-alcohol phosphatidyltransferase family protein, which translates into the protein MANLITVGRVVLLFGAIATLYSSSYIAIFLAGLVIALVFAGDGFDGWVARKRGSTSQLGAVLDIAGDRVVENALWVVFAHLGLVGVWAPLVILTRSFTVDVMRSVALAEGKTPFGDQTMMRSRLTWFLTASRFSRAAYGWSKALGFVFLAWFVAWQLPDADGRFLDILYNHQVFRAVGWVLVYASVTLCVVRGLPVIYDAMYYLKEPADRVEQSERT